A genomic window from Salmo salar chromosome ssa23, Ssal_v3.1, whole genome shotgun sequence includes:
- the dab1a gene encoding disabled homolog 1 isoform X4 — MSTEAELQPAVRPSVRRDSRRKGQDRSEAGLIRRFKGDGVRYKAKLIGLDEVMAARGDKLCQDSMMKLKGIAAAGRSKGDHKQKVFLTVSFGGIKIFDEKFGVLQHHHAVHEISYIAKDITDHRAFGYVCGKEGNHRFVAIKTAQSAEPVILDLRDLFQLIYDIKQREEMEKKAQKDKQCEQAVYQTILEEDLEDPVYQYIVFEAGHEPIRDQSEESIYQVPTSQQKEGVYDVPKRHPNAQNGHQQQQPQQQSLIDLMDMDSVWTPQNINQLELFGDISTLPDIYSPSTPASPANTLDPSLGLQPTTELFTPFNPASVPSGYVTMGAVPPGQVWSQQAFAAQAGPLFGVPSPLGQSLPVAQVLPGGQPLIWGQANLFPATQQQWAAMTGAGFPATAYLPTQPGSLPAMFLPVNQPCDSLSSAGAASNPAPSSASSPQHAERQRQKMSKEMFKDFQLAKPPAMPAKMGDQHQSLAGTSEAFSSYFSRVGTVTDTDDCDDFDISQLNLTPVTSTTPSTNSHATDPPTDDSFGEVEGSPSRSGEEDAACGSGSPCPSETAGSSPAQTSPPADS; from the exons ggcagGATCGTAGCGAGGCCGGGTTGATCAGGCGGTTTAAGGGGGATGGCGTTCGCTACAAGGCTAAACTCATCGGTCTGGACGAAGTCATGGCCGCGAGGGGAGACAAACTTTGTCAAGACTCCATGATGAAGCtcaag GGTATAGCAGCAGCAGGGCGCTCTAAAGGAGACCACAAACAGAAGGTGTTTTTGACCGTCTCCTTTGGGGGGATCAAGATCTTTGATGAGAAGTTTGGG GTCCTCCAGCACCACCATGCGGTCCATGAGATCTCTTACATCGCTAAGGACATCACAGACCACCGAGCCTTTGGTTATGTCTGTGGGAAAGAGGGCAACCACCGCTTCGTAGCCATCAAGACAGCACAGTCT GCAGAACCAGTGATCCTGGACCTCCGGGACCTGTTCCAGCTCATCTATGACATCaaacagagggaggagatggagaagaaAGCCCAGAAAGACAAACAGTGTGAACAGGCTgtgtaccag ACTATTCTGGAAGAAGATTTGGAGGATCCGGTCTACCAG TACATTGTGTTTGAGGCAGGACACGAGCCCATCCGTGACCAATCAGAAGAGAGCATTTATCAG GTTCCGACCAGTCAACAGAAGGAGGGGGTATATGACGTCCCCAAGAGACACCCA AATGCTCAAAATGGTCACCAACAACAACAGCCACAACAACAGTCTCTGATAGATCTCATGGATATGGACAGTGTATGGACACCACAG AATATCAACCAATTAGAGCTCTTTGGAGACATCTCCACACTCCCGGACATCTACTCCCCCTCG aCCCCTGCCTCTCCAGCCAACACCCTGGACCCCTCTCTGGGCCTGCAGCCCACAACGGAACTCTTCACCCCCTTCAACCCAGCCTCCGTACCCTCAG GTTATGTGACGATGGGAGCGGTACCTCCAGGTCAGGTGTGGTCCCAGCAGGCGTTTGCAGCCCAGGCAGGTCCTCTGTTCGGGGTCCCGTCCCCCCTGGGTCAGTCCCTCCCTGTAGCCCAGGTCCTGCCTGGAGGCCAGCCTCTCATCTGGGGCCAGGCCAACCTCTTCCCTGCTACACAGCAGCAGTGGGCCGCCATGACTGGAGcag GGTTCCCTGCTACAGCCTACCTCCCAACCCAGCCAGGGTCTCTGCCTGCCATGTTCCTCCCAGTTAATCAACCCTGCGACAGCCTATCATCTGCCGGCGCTGCCTCTAACCCCGCCCCCTCATCAGCCTCCAGTCCACAGCATGCAGAGAGGCAGCGGCAGAAGATGAGCAAG GAGATGTTTAAGGACTTCCAGCTAGCGAAGCCCCCTGCCATGCCTGCTAAGATGGGGGACCAGCACCAAAGTCTAGCGGGGACCTCAGAGGCCTTCAGTTCCTATTTCAGCCGCGTGGGGACCGTCACCGATACAGACGACTGTGACGACTTTGACATCTCTCAGCTCAACCTCACTCCTGTCACCTCCACCACGCCCTCCACTAACTCAC ACGCCACCGACCCCCCCACAGATGACTCGTTCGGCGAGGTGGAGGGCTCCCCCAGTCGCAGTGGAGAGGAGGATGcg gcGTGTGGGTCTGGGTCTCCATGTCCCAGTGAGACAGCAGGTTCTAGTCCAGCCCAGACCAGTCCACCTGCCGACAGCTAG
- the dab1a gene encoding disabled homolog 1 isoform X3: MSTEAELQPAVRPSVRRDSRRKGQDRSEAGLIRRFKGDGVRYKAKLIGLDEVMAARGDKLCQDSMMKLKGIAAAGRSKGDHKQKVFLTVSFGGIKIFDEKFGVLQHHHAVHEISYIAKDITDHRAFGYVCGKEGNHRFVAIKTAQSAEPVILDLRDLFQLIYDIKQREEMEKKAQKDKQCEQAVYQTILEEDLEDPVYQYIVFEAGHEPIRDQSEESIYQVPTSQQKEGVYDVPKRHPNINQLELFGDISTLPDIYSPSTPASPANTLDPSLGLQPTTELFTPFNPASVPSGYVTMGAVPPGQVWSQQAFAAQAGPLFGVPSPLGQSLPVAQVLPGGQPLIWGQANLFPATQQQWAAMTGAGFPATAYLPTQPGSLPAMFLPVNQPCDSLSSAGAASNPAPSSASSPQHAERQRQKMSKEMFKDFQLAKPPAMPAKMGDQHQSLAGTSEAFSSYFSRVGTVTDTDDCDDFDISQLNLTPVTSTTPSTNSPPTPAPRQSSPSKSSLSHVSDHIDHISDPPTDATDPPTDDSFGEVEGSPSRSGEEDAACGSGSPCPSETAGSSPAQTSPPADS, encoded by the exons ggcagGATCGTAGCGAGGCCGGGTTGATCAGGCGGTTTAAGGGGGATGGCGTTCGCTACAAGGCTAAACTCATCGGTCTGGACGAAGTCATGGCCGCGAGGGGAGACAAACTTTGTCAAGACTCCATGATGAAGCtcaag GGTATAGCAGCAGCAGGGCGCTCTAAAGGAGACCACAAACAGAAGGTGTTTTTGACCGTCTCCTTTGGGGGGATCAAGATCTTTGATGAGAAGTTTGGG GTCCTCCAGCACCACCATGCGGTCCATGAGATCTCTTACATCGCTAAGGACATCACAGACCACCGAGCCTTTGGTTATGTCTGTGGGAAAGAGGGCAACCACCGCTTCGTAGCCATCAAGACAGCACAGTCT GCAGAACCAGTGATCCTGGACCTCCGGGACCTGTTCCAGCTCATCTATGACATCaaacagagggaggagatggagaagaaAGCCCAGAAAGACAAACAGTGTGAACAGGCTgtgtaccag ACTATTCTGGAAGAAGATTTGGAGGATCCGGTCTACCAG TACATTGTGTTTGAGGCAGGACACGAGCCCATCCGTGACCAATCAGAAGAGAGCATTTATCAG GTTCCGACCAGTCAACAGAAGGAGGGGGTATATGACGTCCCCAAGAGACACCCA AATATCAACCAATTAGAGCTCTTTGGAGACATCTCCACACTCCCGGACATCTACTCCCCCTCG aCCCCTGCCTCTCCAGCCAACACCCTGGACCCCTCTCTGGGCCTGCAGCCCACAACGGAACTCTTCACCCCCTTCAACCCAGCCTCCGTACCCTCAG GTTATGTGACGATGGGAGCGGTACCTCCAGGTCAGGTGTGGTCCCAGCAGGCGTTTGCAGCCCAGGCAGGTCCTCTGTTCGGGGTCCCGTCCCCCCTGGGTCAGTCCCTCCCTGTAGCCCAGGTCCTGCCTGGAGGCCAGCCTCTCATCTGGGGCCAGGCCAACCTCTTCCCTGCTACACAGCAGCAGTGGGCCGCCATGACTGGAGcag GGTTCCCTGCTACAGCCTACCTCCCAACCCAGCCAGGGTCTCTGCCTGCCATGTTCCTCCCAGTTAATCAACCCTGCGACAGCCTATCATCTGCCGGCGCTGCCTCTAACCCCGCCCCCTCATCAGCCTCCAGTCCACAGCATGCAGAGAGGCAGCGGCAGAAGATGAGCAAG GAGATGTTTAAGGACTTCCAGCTAGCGAAGCCCCCTGCCATGCCTGCTAAGATGGGGGACCAGCACCAAAGTCTAGCGGGGACCTCAGAGGCCTTCAGTTCCTATTTCAGCCGCGTGGGGACCGTCACCGATACAGACGACTGTGACGACTTTGACATCTCTCAGCTCAACCTCACTCCTGTCACCTCCACCACGCCCTCCACTAACTCAC ctCCGACCCCGGCCCCCAGACAGAGTTCTCCATCTAAATCCTCGCTGTCTCACGTTAGTGACCACATTGACCACATCAGTGACCCTCCCACAGACGCCACCGACCCCCCCACAGATGACTCGTTCGGCGAGGTGGAGGGCTCCCCCAGTCGCAGTGGAGAGGAGGATGcg gcGTGTGGGTCTGGGTCTCCATGTCCCAGTGAGACAGCAGGTTCTAGTCCAGCCCAGACCAGTCCACCTGCCGACAGCTAG
- the dab1a gene encoding disabled homolog 1 isoform X8, whose protein sequence is MSTEAELQPAVRPSVRRDSRRKGQDRSEAGLIRRFKGDGVRYKAKLIGLDEVMAARGDKLCQDSMMKLKGIAAAGRSKGDHKQKVFLTVSFGGIKIFDEKFGVLQHHHAVHEISYIAKDITDHRAFGYVCGKEGNHRFVAIKTAQSAEPVILDLRDLFQLIYDIKQREEMEKKAQKDKQCEQAVYQNAQNGHQQQQPQQQSLIDLMDMDSVWTPQNINQLELFGDISTLPDIYSPSTPASPANTLDPSLGLQPTTELFTPFNPASVPSGYVTMGAVPPGQVWSQQAFAAQAGPLFGVPSPLGQSLPVAQVLPGGQPLIWGQANLFPATQQQWAAMTGAGFPATAYLPTQPGSLPAMFLPVNQPCDSLSSAGAASNPAPSSASSPQHAERQRQKMSKEMFKDFQLAKPPAMPAKMGDQHQSLAGTSEAFSSYFSRVGTVTDTDDCDDFDISQLNLTPVTSTTPSTNSPPTPAPRQSSPSKSSLSHVSDHIDHISDPPTDATDPPTDDSFGEVEGSPSRSGEEDAACGSGSPCPSETAGSSPAQTSPPADS, encoded by the exons ggcagGATCGTAGCGAGGCCGGGTTGATCAGGCGGTTTAAGGGGGATGGCGTTCGCTACAAGGCTAAACTCATCGGTCTGGACGAAGTCATGGCCGCGAGGGGAGACAAACTTTGTCAAGACTCCATGATGAAGCtcaag GGTATAGCAGCAGCAGGGCGCTCTAAAGGAGACCACAAACAGAAGGTGTTTTTGACCGTCTCCTTTGGGGGGATCAAGATCTTTGATGAGAAGTTTGGG GTCCTCCAGCACCACCATGCGGTCCATGAGATCTCTTACATCGCTAAGGACATCACAGACCACCGAGCCTTTGGTTATGTCTGTGGGAAAGAGGGCAACCACCGCTTCGTAGCCATCAAGACAGCACAGTCT GCAGAACCAGTGATCCTGGACCTCCGGGACCTGTTCCAGCTCATCTATGACATCaaacagagggaggagatggagaagaaAGCCCAGAAAGACAAACAGTGTGAACAGGCTgtgtaccag AATGCTCAAAATGGTCACCAACAACAACAGCCACAACAACAGTCTCTGATAGATCTCATGGATATGGACAGTGTATGGACACCACAG AATATCAACCAATTAGAGCTCTTTGGAGACATCTCCACACTCCCGGACATCTACTCCCCCTCG aCCCCTGCCTCTCCAGCCAACACCCTGGACCCCTCTCTGGGCCTGCAGCCCACAACGGAACTCTTCACCCCCTTCAACCCAGCCTCCGTACCCTCAG GTTATGTGACGATGGGAGCGGTACCTCCAGGTCAGGTGTGGTCCCAGCAGGCGTTTGCAGCCCAGGCAGGTCCTCTGTTCGGGGTCCCGTCCCCCCTGGGTCAGTCCCTCCCTGTAGCCCAGGTCCTGCCTGGAGGCCAGCCTCTCATCTGGGGCCAGGCCAACCTCTTCCCTGCTACACAGCAGCAGTGGGCCGCCATGACTGGAGcag GGTTCCCTGCTACAGCCTACCTCCCAACCCAGCCAGGGTCTCTGCCTGCCATGTTCCTCCCAGTTAATCAACCCTGCGACAGCCTATCATCTGCCGGCGCTGCCTCTAACCCCGCCCCCTCATCAGCCTCCAGTCCACAGCATGCAGAGAGGCAGCGGCAGAAGATGAGCAAG GAGATGTTTAAGGACTTCCAGCTAGCGAAGCCCCCTGCCATGCCTGCTAAGATGGGGGACCAGCACCAAAGTCTAGCGGGGACCTCAGAGGCCTTCAGTTCCTATTTCAGCCGCGTGGGGACCGTCACCGATACAGACGACTGTGACGACTTTGACATCTCTCAGCTCAACCTCACTCCTGTCACCTCCACCACGCCCTCCACTAACTCAC ctCCGACCCCGGCCCCCAGACAGAGTTCTCCATCTAAATCCTCGCTGTCTCACGTTAGTGACCACATTGACCACATCAGTGACCCTCCCACAGACGCCACCGACCCCCCCACAGATGACTCGTTCGGCGAGGTGGAGGGCTCCCCCAGTCGCAGTGGAGAGGAGGATGcg gcGTGTGGGTCTGGGTCTCCATGTCCCAGTGAGACAGCAGGTTCTAGTCCAGCCCAGACCAGTCCACCTGCCGACAGCTAG
- the dab1a gene encoding disabled homolog 1 isoform X9 encodes MSTEAELQPAVRPSVRRDSRRKGQDRSEAGLIRRFKGDGVRYKAKLIGLDEVMAARGDKLCQDSMMKLKGIAAAGRSKGDHKQKVFLTVSFGGIKIFDEKFGVLQHHHAVHEISYIAKDITDHRAFGYVCGKEGNHRFVAIKTAQSAEPVILDLRDLFQLIYDIKQREEMEKKAQKDKQCEQAVYQVPTSQQKEGVYDVPKRHPNINQLELFGDISTLPDIYSPSTPASPANTLDPSLGLQPTTELFTPFNPASVPSGYVTMGAVPPGQVWSQQAFAAQAGPLFGVPSPLGQSLPVAQVLPGGQPLIWGQANLFPATQQQWAAMTGAGFPATAYLPTQPGSLPAMFLPVNQPCDSLSSAGAASNPAPSSASSPQHAERQRQKMSKEMFKDFQLAKPPAMPAKMGDQHQSLAGTSEAFSSYFSRVGTVTDTDDCDDFDISQLNLTPVTSTTPSTNSPPTPAPRQSSPSKSSLSHVSDHIDHISDPPTDATDPPTDDSFGEVEGSPSRSGEEDAACGSGSPCPSETAGSSPAQTSPPADS; translated from the exons ggcagGATCGTAGCGAGGCCGGGTTGATCAGGCGGTTTAAGGGGGATGGCGTTCGCTACAAGGCTAAACTCATCGGTCTGGACGAAGTCATGGCCGCGAGGGGAGACAAACTTTGTCAAGACTCCATGATGAAGCtcaag GGTATAGCAGCAGCAGGGCGCTCTAAAGGAGACCACAAACAGAAGGTGTTTTTGACCGTCTCCTTTGGGGGGATCAAGATCTTTGATGAGAAGTTTGGG GTCCTCCAGCACCACCATGCGGTCCATGAGATCTCTTACATCGCTAAGGACATCACAGACCACCGAGCCTTTGGTTATGTCTGTGGGAAAGAGGGCAACCACCGCTTCGTAGCCATCAAGACAGCACAGTCT GCAGAACCAGTGATCCTGGACCTCCGGGACCTGTTCCAGCTCATCTATGACATCaaacagagggaggagatggagaagaaAGCCCAGAAAGACAAACAGTGTGAACAGGCTgtgtaccag GTTCCGACCAGTCAACAGAAGGAGGGGGTATATGACGTCCCCAAGAGACACCCA AATATCAACCAATTAGAGCTCTTTGGAGACATCTCCACACTCCCGGACATCTACTCCCCCTCG aCCCCTGCCTCTCCAGCCAACACCCTGGACCCCTCTCTGGGCCTGCAGCCCACAACGGAACTCTTCACCCCCTTCAACCCAGCCTCCGTACCCTCAG GTTATGTGACGATGGGAGCGGTACCTCCAGGTCAGGTGTGGTCCCAGCAGGCGTTTGCAGCCCAGGCAGGTCCTCTGTTCGGGGTCCCGTCCCCCCTGGGTCAGTCCCTCCCTGTAGCCCAGGTCCTGCCTGGAGGCCAGCCTCTCATCTGGGGCCAGGCCAACCTCTTCCCTGCTACACAGCAGCAGTGGGCCGCCATGACTGGAGcag GGTTCCCTGCTACAGCCTACCTCCCAACCCAGCCAGGGTCTCTGCCTGCCATGTTCCTCCCAGTTAATCAACCCTGCGACAGCCTATCATCTGCCGGCGCTGCCTCTAACCCCGCCCCCTCATCAGCCTCCAGTCCACAGCATGCAGAGAGGCAGCGGCAGAAGATGAGCAAG GAGATGTTTAAGGACTTCCAGCTAGCGAAGCCCCCTGCCATGCCTGCTAAGATGGGGGACCAGCACCAAAGTCTAGCGGGGACCTCAGAGGCCTTCAGTTCCTATTTCAGCCGCGTGGGGACCGTCACCGATACAGACGACTGTGACGACTTTGACATCTCTCAGCTCAACCTCACTCCTGTCACCTCCACCACGCCCTCCACTAACTCAC ctCCGACCCCGGCCCCCAGACAGAGTTCTCCATCTAAATCCTCGCTGTCTCACGTTAGTGACCACATTGACCACATCAGTGACCCTCCCACAGACGCCACCGACCCCCCCACAGATGACTCGTTCGGCGAGGTGGAGGGCTCCCCCAGTCGCAGTGGAGAGGAGGATGcg gcGTGTGGGTCTGGGTCTCCATGTCCCAGTGAGACAGCAGGTTCTAGTCCAGCCCAGACCAGTCCACCTGCCGACAGCTAG
- the dab1a gene encoding disabled homolog 1 isoform X5 — protein sequence MSTEAELQPAVRPSVRRDSRRKGQDRSEAGLIRRFKGDGVRYKAKLIGLDEVMAARGDKLCQDSMMKLKGIAAAGRSKGDHKQKVFLTVSFGGIKIFDEKFGVLQHHHAVHEISYIAKDITDHRAFGYVCGKEGNHRFVAIKTAQSAEPVILDLRDLFQLIYDIKQREEMEKKAQKDKQCEQAVYQVPTSQQKEGVYDVPKRHPNAQNGHQQQQPQQQSLIDLMDMDSVWTPQNINQLELFGDISTLPDIYSPSTPASPANTLDPSLGLQPTTELFTPFNPASVPSGYVTMGAVPPGQVWSQQAFAAQAGPLFGVPSPLGQSLPVAQVLPGGQPLIWGQANLFPATQQQWAAMTGAGFPATAYLPTQPGSLPAMFLPVNQPCDSLSSAGAASNPAPSSASSPQHAERQRQKMSKEMFKDFQLAKPPAMPAKMGDQHQSLAGTSEAFSSYFSRVGTVTDTDDCDDFDISQLNLTPVTSTTPSTNSPPTPAPRQSSPSKSSLSHVSDHIDHISDPPTDATDPPTDDSFGEVEGSPSRSGEEDAACGSGSPCPSETAGSSPAQTSPPADS from the exons ggcagGATCGTAGCGAGGCCGGGTTGATCAGGCGGTTTAAGGGGGATGGCGTTCGCTACAAGGCTAAACTCATCGGTCTGGACGAAGTCATGGCCGCGAGGGGAGACAAACTTTGTCAAGACTCCATGATGAAGCtcaag GGTATAGCAGCAGCAGGGCGCTCTAAAGGAGACCACAAACAGAAGGTGTTTTTGACCGTCTCCTTTGGGGGGATCAAGATCTTTGATGAGAAGTTTGGG GTCCTCCAGCACCACCATGCGGTCCATGAGATCTCTTACATCGCTAAGGACATCACAGACCACCGAGCCTTTGGTTATGTCTGTGGGAAAGAGGGCAACCACCGCTTCGTAGCCATCAAGACAGCACAGTCT GCAGAACCAGTGATCCTGGACCTCCGGGACCTGTTCCAGCTCATCTATGACATCaaacagagggaggagatggagaagaaAGCCCAGAAAGACAAACAGTGTGAACAGGCTgtgtaccag GTTCCGACCAGTCAACAGAAGGAGGGGGTATATGACGTCCCCAAGAGACACCCA AATGCTCAAAATGGTCACCAACAACAACAGCCACAACAACAGTCTCTGATAGATCTCATGGATATGGACAGTGTATGGACACCACAG AATATCAACCAATTAGAGCTCTTTGGAGACATCTCCACACTCCCGGACATCTACTCCCCCTCG aCCCCTGCCTCTCCAGCCAACACCCTGGACCCCTCTCTGGGCCTGCAGCCCACAACGGAACTCTTCACCCCCTTCAACCCAGCCTCCGTACCCTCAG GTTATGTGACGATGGGAGCGGTACCTCCAGGTCAGGTGTGGTCCCAGCAGGCGTTTGCAGCCCAGGCAGGTCCTCTGTTCGGGGTCCCGTCCCCCCTGGGTCAGTCCCTCCCTGTAGCCCAGGTCCTGCCTGGAGGCCAGCCTCTCATCTGGGGCCAGGCCAACCTCTTCCCTGCTACACAGCAGCAGTGGGCCGCCATGACTGGAGcag GGTTCCCTGCTACAGCCTACCTCCCAACCCAGCCAGGGTCTCTGCCTGCCATGTTCCTCCCAGTTAATCAACCCTGCGACAGCCTATCATCTGCCGGCGCTGCCTCTAACCCCGCCCCCTCATCAGCCTCCAGTCCACAGCATGCAGAGAGGCAGCGGCAGAAGATGAGCAAG GAGATGTTTAAGGACTTCCAGCTAGCGAAGCCCCCTGCCATGCCTGCTAAGATGGGGGACCAGCACCAAAGTCTAGCGGGGACCTCAGAGGCCTTCAGTTCCTATTTCAGCCGCGTGGGGACCGTCACCGATACAGACGACTGTGACGACTTTGACATCTCTCAGCTCAACCTCACTCCTGTCACCTCCACCACGCCCTCCACTAACTCAC ctCCGACCCCGGCCCCCAGACAGAGTTCTCCATCTAAATCCTCGCTGTCTCACGTTAGTGACCACATTGACCACATCAGTGACCCTCCCACAGACGCCACCGACCCCCCCACAGATGACTCGTTCGGCGAGGTGGAGGGCTCCCCCAGTCGCAGTGGAGAGGAGGATGcg gcGTGTGGGTCTGGGTCTCCATGTCCCAGTGAGACAGCAGGTTCTAGTCCAGCCCAGACCAGTCCACCTGCCGACAGCTAG